A single region of the Peromyscus eremicus chromosome 16_21, PerEre_H2_v1, whole genome shotgun sequence genome encodes:
- the Tulp1 gene encoding tubby-related protein 1 isoform X3, whose translation MPLQEETLREVWASDSGHEEDWLSPEPPLRPKQRPTQGQKLRKKKSETPESPGSKPRRAGEEDSEEDSDDDDEEEEEGGKKEKSSLPPRRPPKEREKKAKALGPRGDLGSPEAPRKPPRPKKKEAGEGTKLKKAKKKGAGETDKDPVKSPAAPRKKIPAAMFLVGEGGPAEKAVKKKGPPKGSEEEKKEEEEEEEEEDAAVMKNSNQKGRAKGKGRKKAKEERPPSPPVEVGEPREFVLQPAPQGRAVRCRLTRDKKGMDRGMYPSYFLHLDTEKKVFLLAGRKRKRSKTANYLISRDPTNLSRGGEDFIGKLRSNLLGNRFTVFDNGQNPQRGGGGVDVGSLRQELAAVVYETNVLGFRGPRRMTVIIPGMNSDNERVPIRPRNSSDGLLVRWQNKTLESLIELHNKPPIWNEDSGSYTLNFQGRVTQASVKNFQIVHADDPDYIVLQFGRVAEDAFTLDYRYPLCALQAFAIALSSFDGKLACE comes from the exons ATGCCACTGCAGGAGGAGACCCTCCGGGAAGTGTGGGCCTCAGACAG TGGCCATGAAGAGGACTGGCTGAGCCCGGAGCCCCCGCTGCGCCCCAAGCAG CGACCCACCCAGGGACAGAAGTTGAGGAAGAAGAAGTCCGAGACCCCCGAGTCTCCGGGATCCAAGCCCCGCAGAGCTGGAG AGGAGGATTCGGAGGAGGATTCAGATGAcgatgatgaagaggaggaggaaggggggaaaaaagagaaaagctcTCTGCCCCCCAGGAGACCacccaaggagagagagaagaaagccaaggccCTAGGCCCGCGGG GGGACCTAGGAAGCCCTGAAGCCCCCCGGAAACCACCCCGCCCCAAGAagaaggaggcaggggagggcaCCAAGCTGAAAAAGGCAAAGAAGAAAG gggctggggagactgaCAAGGACCCTGTGAAGAGCCCAGCAGCTCCGAGGAAGAAGATTCCAGCTGCCATGTTCCTGGTTGGGGAAGGTGGCCCGGCTGAGAAGGCTGTGAAGAAGAAAG GGCCCCCCAAAGgctcagaggaagagaagaaggaagaagaggaggaggaggaagaggaagacgcTGCAGTGATGAAGAACAGTAACCAGAAAGGCCGGGCGAAGGGGAAAGGCAGAAAG AAAGCC AAGGAGGAGAGGCCCCCGTCTCCCCCTGTGGAAGTGGGTGAACCCCGGGAGTTCGTGCTGCAGCCAGCGCCCCAGGGCAGGGCAGTGCGCTGCCGGCTGACACGGGACAAGAAGGGCATGGACCGCGGCATGTACCCGTCCTACTTCCTGCACTTGGACACGGAGAAGAAG GTGTTCCTCTTGGCTGGCAGGAAACGCAAGCGCAGTAAGACAGCCAATTACCTCATCTCCAGAGACCCTACCAACTTGTCCAGGGGAGGGGAGGATTTCATCGGAAAGCTGAG GTCCAATCTCCTGGGCAACCGCTTCACGGTCTTTGACAACGGGCAGAACCCACAGCGCGGCGGCGGGGGTGTGGATGTGGGGAGCCTGCGCCAGGAGCTGGCAGCTGTTGTCTAT GAAACCAATGTTTTAGGGTTCCGAGGACCCCGACGTATGACTGTCATCATCCCCGGGATGAACTCGGACAATGAGAGGGTCCCTATCCGGCCCCGAAAT TCCAGCGATGGGCTGCTGGTTCGCTGGCAGAACAAGACGCTGGAGAGCCTCATCGAGCTACATAACAAGCCACCCATCTGGAATGAGGACAGTGGCTCCTACACCCTCAACTTCCAGGGCCGGGTCACCCAGGCCTCCGTCAAGAACTTTCAGATTGTACACGCTGATGACC CCGACTATATAGTGCTCCAGTTCGGTCGGGTAGCTGAGGACGCCTTCACTCTGGACTACCGGTACCCGCTGTGCGCCCTGCAAGCCTTCGCCATAGCGCTCTCCAGCTTCGATGGGAAGCTGGCCTGCGAATGA
- the Tulp1 gene encoding tubby-related protein 1 isoform X2 — protein MPLQEETLREVWASDSGHEEDWLSPEPPLRPKQRPTQGQKLRKKKSETPESPGSKPRRAGAGRRKLEELPADPAEACAAPTVYAKFLRDPEAKKRDPRETFLVARAPDVGEEDSEEDSDDDDEEEEEGGKKEKSSLPPRRPPKEREKKAKALGPRGDLGSPEAPRKPPRPKKKEAGEGTKLKKAKKKGAGETDKDPVKSPAAPRKKIPAAMFLVGEGGPAEKAVKKKGPPKGSEEEKKEEEEEEEEEDAAVMKNSNQKGRAKGKGRKKAKEERPPSPPVEVGEPREFVLQPAPQGRAVRCRLTRDKKGMDRGMYPSYFLHLDTEKKVFLLAGRKRKRSKTANYLISRDPTNLSRGGEDFIGKLRSNLLGNRFTVFDNGQNPQRGGGGVDVGSLRQELAAVVYETNVLGFRGPRRMTVIIPGMNSDNERVPIRPRNSSDGLLVRWQNKTLESLIELHNKPPIWNEDSGSYTLNFQGRVTQASVKNFQIVHADDPDYIVLQFGRVAEDAFTLDYRYPLCALQAFAIALSSFDGKLACE, from the exons ATGCCACTGCAGGAGGAGACCCTCCGGGAAGTGTGGGCCTCAGACAG TGGCCATGAAGAGGACTGGCTGAGCCCGGAGCCCCCGCTGCGCCCCAAGCAG CGACCCACCCAGGGACAGAAGTTGAGGAAGAAGAAGTCCGAGACCCCCGAGTCTCCGGGATCCAAGCCCCGCAGAGCTGGAG CTGGGCGCAGGAAGCTCGAGGAGCTGCCGGCAGACCCTGCCGAGGCGTGCGCTGCGCCGACAGTCTACGCCAAGTTCCTTCGGGACCCCGAGGCCAAGAAGAGGGACCCCCGGGAAACCTTCCTGGTTGCCCGCGCCCCAGATGTGGGAG AGGAGGATTCGGAGGAGGATTCAGATGAcgatgatgaagaggaggaggaaggggggaaaaaagagaaaagctcTCTGCCCCCCAGGAGACCacccaaggagagagagaagaaagccaaggccCTAGGCCCGCGGG GGGACCTAGGAAGCCCTGAAGCCCCCCGGAAACCACCCCGCCCCAAGAagaaggaggcaggggagggcaCCAAGCTGAAAAAGGCAAAGAAGAAAG gggctggggagactgaCAAGGACCCTGTGAAGAGCCCAGCAGCTCCGAGGAAGAAGATTCCAGCTGCCATGTTCCTGGTTGGGGAAGGTGGCCCGGCTGAGAAGGCTGTGAAGAAGAAAG GGCCCCCCAAAGgctcagaggaagagaagaaggaagaagaggaggaggaggaagaggaagacgcTGCAGTGATGAAGAACAGTAACCAGAAAGGCCGGGCGAAGGGGAAAGGCAGAAAG AAAGCC AAGGAGGAGAGGCCCCCGTCTCCCCCTGTGGAAGTGGGTGAACCCCGGGAGTTCGTGCTGCAGCCAGCGCCCCAGGGCAGGGCAGTGCGCTGCCGGCTGACACGGGACAAGAAGGGCATGGACCGCGGCATGTACCCGTCCTACTTCCTGCACTTGGACACGGAGAAGAAG GTGTTCCTCTTGGCTGGCAGGAAACGCAAGCGCAGTAAGACAGCCAATTACCTCATCTCCAGAGACCCTACCAACTTGTCCAGGGGAGGGGAGGATTTCATCGGAAAGCTGAG GTCCAATCTCCTGGGCAACCGCTTCACGGTCTTTGACAACGGGCAGAACCCACAGCGCGGCGGCGGGGGTGTGGATGTGGGGAGCCTGCGCCAGGAGCTGGCAGCTGTTGTCTAT GAAACCAATGTTTTAGGGTTCCGAGGACCCCGACGTATGACTGTCATCATCCCCGGGATGAACTCGGACAATGAGAGGGTCCCTATCCGGCCCCGAAAT TCCAGCGATGGGCTGCTGGTTCGCTGGCAGAACAAGACGCTGGAGAGCCTCATCGAGCTACATAACAAGCCACCCATCTGGAATGAGGACAGTGGCTCCTACACCCTCAACTTCCAGGGCCGGGTCACCCAGGCCTCCGTCAAGAACTTTCAGATTGTACACGCTGATGACC CCGACTATATAGTGCTCCAGTTCGGTCGGGTAGCTGAGGACGCCTTCACTCTGGACTACCGGTACCCGCTGTGCGCCCTGCAAGCCTTCGCCATAGCGCTCTCCAGCTTCGATGGGAAGCTGGCCTGCGAATGA
- the Tulp1 gene encoding tubby-related protein 1 isoform X1: MPLQEETLREVWASDSGHEEDWLSPEPPLRPKQRPTQGQKLRKKKSETPESPGSKPRRAGAGRRKLEELPADPAEACAAPTVYAKFLRDPEAKKRDPRETFLVARAPDVGGEEDSEEDSDDDDEEEEEGGKKEKSSLPPRRPPKEREKKAKALGPRGDLGSPEAPRKPPRPKKKEAGEGTKLKKAKKKGAGETDKDPVKSPAAPRKKIPAAMFLVGEGGPAEKAVKKKGPPKGSEEEKKEEEEEEEEEDAAVMKNSNQKGRAKGKGRKVKEERPPSPPVEVGEPREFVLQPAPQGRAVRCRLTRDKKGMDRGMYPSYFLHLDTEKKVFLLAGRKRKRSKTANYLISRDPTNLSRGGEDFIGKLRSNLLGNRFTVFDNGQNPQRGGGGVDVGSLRQELAAVVYETNVLGFRGPRRMTVIIPGMNSDNERVPIRPRNSSDGLLVRWQNKTLESLIELHNKPPIWNEDSGSYTLNFQGRVTQASVKNFQIVHADDPDYIVLQFGRVAEDAFTLDYRYPLCALQAFAIALSSFDGKLACE; this comes from the exons ATGCCACTGCAGGAGGAGACCCTCCGGGAAGTGTGGGCCTCAGACAG TGGCCATGAAGAGGACTGGCTGAGCCCGGAGCCCCCGCTGCGCCCCAAGCAG CGACCCACCCAGGGACAGAAGTTGAGGAAGAAGAAGTCCGAGACCCCCGAGTCTCCGGGATCCAAGCCCCGCAGAGCTGGAG CTGGGCGCAGGAAGCTCGAGGAGCTGCCGGCAGACCCTGCCGAGGCGTGCGCTGCGCCGACAGTCTACGCCAAGTTCCTTCGGGACCCCGAGGCCAAGAAGAGGGACCCCCGGGAAACCTTCCTGGTTGCCCGCGCCCCAGATGTGGGAGGCG AGGAGGATTCGGAGGAGGATTCAGATGAcgatgatgaagaggaggaggaaggggggaaaaaagagaaaagctcTCTGCCCCCCAGGAGACCacccaaggagagagagaagaaagccaaggccCTAGGCCCGCGGG GGGACCTAGGAAGCCCTGAAGCCCCCCGGAAACCACCCCGCCCCAAGAagaaggaggcaggggagggcaCCAAGCTGAAAAAGGCAAAGAAGAAAG gggctggggagactgaCAAGGACCCTGTGAAGAGCCCAGCAGCTCCGAGGAAGAAGATTCCAGCTGCCATGTTCCTGGTTGGGGAAGGTGGCCCGGCTGAGAAGGCTGTGAAGAAGAAAG GGCCCCCCAAAGgctcagaggaagagaagaaggaagaagaggaggaggaggaagaggaagacgcTGCAGTGATGAAGAACAGTAACCAGAAAGGCCGGGCGAAGGGGAAAGGCAGAAAGGTT AAGGAGGAGAGGCCCCCGTCTCCCCCTGTGGAAGTGGGTGAACCCCGGGAGTTCGTGCTGCAGCCAGCGCCCCAGGGCAGGGCAGTGCGCTGCCGGCTGACACGGGACAAGAAGGGCATGGACCGCGGCATGTACCCGTCCTACTTCCTGCACTTGGACACGGAGAAGAAG GTGTTCCTCTTGGCTGGCAGGAAACGCAAGCGCAGTAAGACAGCCAATTACCTCATCTCCAGAGACCCTACCAACTTGTCCAGGGGAGGGGAGGATTTCATCGGAAAGCTGAG GTCCAATCTCCTGGGCAACCGCTTCACGGTCTTTGACAACGGGCAGAACCCACAGCGCGGCGGCGGGGGTGTGGATGTGGGGAGCCTGCGCCAGGAGCTGGCAGCTGTTGTCTAT GAAACCAATGTTTTAGGGTTCCGAGGACCCCGACGTATGACTGTCATCATCCCCGGGATGAACTCGGACAATGAGAGGGTCCCTATCCGGCCCCGAAAT TCCAGCGATGGGCTGCTGGTTCGCTGGCAGAACAAGACGCTGGAGAGCCTCATCGAGCTACATAACAAGCCACCCATCTGGAATGAGGACAGTGGCTCCTACACCCTCAACTTCCAGGGCCGGGTCACCCAGGCCTCCGTCAAGAACTTTCAGATTGTACACGCTGATGACC CCGACTATATAGTGCTCCAGTTCGGTCGGGTAGCTGAGGACGCCTTCACTCTGGACTACCGGTACCCGCTGTGCGCCCTGCAAGCCTTCGCCATAGCGCTCTCCAGCTTCGATGGGAAGCTGGCCTGCGAATGA